A DNA window from Christiangramia salexigens contains the following coding sequences:
- the thrC gene encoding threonine synthase, which yields MRYFSLNNREHTSNFEDAVVRGIAPDKGLYFPEKVIKLSEDFIKEIPQLDQTEIAYKVIKNYIGDEIPDLELKAIITKTLDFEFPVVEVKDNVGSLELFHGPTLAFKDVGARFMAGCLGYFIKKGNLGNVTVLVATSGDTGGAVANGFLGVEGIDVVILYPKGKVSEIQEKQLTTLGENIKALEVDGTFDECQAMVKQAFLDSEIQNKRKLTSANSINLARWLPQMIYYFIAYKQLAKKNKKLAFSVPSGNFGNICAGLLAREMGLPIDHFIASNNANDTVVNYLKTEKYESKPSVQTISNAMDVGDPSNFVRIIELFNNEFSSLRKELSAYSYDDDQTKEAMRSIFKETGYVMDPHGAVGYLGLKEFLKTRKDYYGVFLETAHPVKFLDTVENEIDQKIKIPAQIRSLMDKQKESLQISTYNDLKGYLLGN from the coding sequence ATGAGATATTTTAGCCTGAACAACAGAGAACATACCAGTAATTTTGAAGATGCGGTAGTTCGCGGAATAGCTCCGGATAAGGGTCTTTATTTTCCGGAGAAAGTGATAAAACTTTCTGAGGATTTTATAAAAGAAATACCACAACTGGATCAAACCGAAATCGCTTATAAAGTGATCAAGAATTATATAGGTGATGAAATCCCAGATCTAGAATTAAAAGCTATTATCACCAAAACACTGGATTTTGAGTTTCCGGTCGTAGAGGTTAAGGATAATGTAGGAAGTCTTGAACTATTCCATGGACCAACGCTGGCATTTAAAGATGTTGGTGCGAGGTTTATGGCAGGTTGCCTGGGTTACTTTATAAAAAAAGGAAACCTTGGTAATGTCACAGTTTTAGTGGCCACTTCAGGTGATACCGGTGGTGCAGTTGCGAACGGTTTTTTAGGAGTAGAAGGAATAGATGTTGTGATCCTTTATCCTAAGGGAAAAGTGAGTGAAATTCAGGAAAAACAGCTTACAACCTTAGGTGAAAATATTAAAGCGCTCGAAGTGGATGGTACTTTCGATGAGTGCCAGGCGATGGTTAAACAGGCTTTTCTGGATAGTGAAATTCAGAATAAAAGGAAACTTACCTCTGCAAACTCCATTAATCTGGCACGTTGGTTACCACAAATGATTTACTATTTCATCGCGTATAAACAACTTGCCAAAAAAAATAAAAAACTGGCTTTCTCAGTGCCTAGCGGCAACTTTGGAAATATTTGTGCCGGCTTACTCGCGCGTGAAATGGGACTGCCTATAGATCATTTTATTGCGTCCAATAATGCGAATGATACGGTTGTAAATTATTTAAAGACCGAAAAATATGAATCTAAACCGAGTGTACAGACCATCTCCAATGCGATGGATGTAGGTGATCCAAGCAATTTTGTGCGCATAATTGAATTGTTCAATAATGAATTTTCGAGTTTAAGAAAAGAACTTTCAGCCTATAGCTATGATGATGATCAGACAAAAGAGGCCATGAGAAGCATTTTTAAGGAAACTGGTTATGTTATGGACCCTCATGGTGCCGTGGGCTATCTGGGTTTAAAGGAATTTCTGAAAACCAGAAAGGATTATTATGGCGTCTTCCTAGAAACGGCACATCCTGTAAAATTCCTGGATACTGTAGAAAATGAAATCGATCAAAAGATCAAAATCCCAGCACAGATCAGAAGTCTGATGGATAAGCAAAAAGAATCCCTTCAGATCTCTACCTATAATGACCTGAAGGGATATTTACTTGGTAATTAA
- a CDS encoding homoserine kinase, giving the protein MEEIKIFAPATVANLSCGFDVLGCCLDNVGDEMIVSKNDLNEVRITKVTGQDLPLETKENVAGVAAIALLKHQNSQQGFDIEIHKKIKPGSGIGSSAASSAGAVYAINKLLGEPYSANELIAFAMEGEVLASGNAHADNVAPALLGGFSLVRSYDPLEVISLPVPSELRLVILHPRIEIKTRDSRSIIKQEVSLKKAIHQWGNLGAFVSSLYTDNYELLGRSLKDEIVEPVRSILIPYFSEMDSLARSNGALGFGISGSGPSVYAMCRGNENAEKVKEAFQNFYEKKDIGFELHLSGINKKGVKVL; this is encoded by the coding sequence ATGGAAGAAATTAAAATTTTTGCACCAGCAACGGTTGCTAATCTTTCGTGTGGTTTTGATGTACTTGGATGTTGTTTGGATAATGTAGGAGACGAAATGATCGTATCCAAAAACGATCTTAATGAGGTTAGAATTACTAAAGTAACCGGTCAGGATCTGCCACTTGAAACTAAGGAAAATGTTGCGGGTGTAGCTGCTATTGCACTATTAAAGCATCAAAATTCTCAACAGGGCTTCGATATTGAAATTCATAAAAAGATCAAACCTGGAAGTGGTATTGGCAGTAGTGCGGCCAGCTCTGCCGGCGCCGTCTATGCCATCAATAAACTCCTGGGAGAACCTTATTCAGCTAACGAACTTATAGCATTCGCAATGGAAGGTGAAGTTCTGGCAAGTGGGAATGCACATGCAGATAATGTTGCACCGGCGCTTCTTGGAGGTTTCAGTCTGGTTAGAAGTTACGACCCTTTGGAGGTGATCAGCTTACCTGTTCCCTCAGAGTTGAGGCTAGTGATCCTTCATCCACGAATCGAAATCAAGACCAGGGATTCGAGATCAATAATTAAACAGGAGGTTAGTCTTAAAAAGGCTATTCACCAGTGGGGAAATTTAGGGGCTTTTGTAAGCTCTCTGTATACTGATAATTACGAATTATTAGGACGGAGTTTGAAAGATGAAATCGTTGAGCCGGTGAGGTCTATTCTTATACCTTATTTCAGTGAAATGGATTCGCTGGCAAGATCAAATGGAGCCCTTGGTTTTGGGATTTCGGGATCAGGACCTTCGGTCTATGCAATGTGCAGGGGAAATGAAAATGCGGAAAAAGTAAAAGAAGCTTTTCAAAATTTCTATGAAAAAAAAGATATAGGGTTTGAGCTTCACCTTTCAGGTATTAACAAAAAAGGAGTAAAAGTATTATGA
- a CDS encoding S10 family peptidase has translation MKNHFLIFALVFFLFNYSFSQKVEIPQDTSVTTQHSVKIKGKSINYTAETGTMPLWGEKGEPIASLFYTYYTKNGISDKKNRPLVISFNGGPGSASVWMHIAYSGPRVLKIDDEGYPVQPYGIKENPHSILDVADIVYVNPVNTGYSRPIPNAEGEIDREKFFGVNADIKYLAEWINTFVTRKNRWLSPKYLIGESYGTTRVSGLALELQNSQWMYLNGVILVSPTEIGLDREGPVEIANRLPYFAAAAWYHKALAPELQSKDLEDLLPEVESYTINTLLPVLVKGGFVEQSVKLEVAEKMSYYSGVSKNIILQNNLEVPFKYFWKELLREKDGLTVGRLDSRYRGLDAKVSGDSPDYNAELTSWLHSFTPAINYYLREELNFKTDLKYYMFGPVHPWDRSGNNTGQNLRQAMAQNPNLDVMIQSGYFDGATTYFNAKYSMWQLDPSGKMKDRLSFKAYRSGHMMYLRNEDLEKANDDLRNFIIESLPTEGAPAKY, from the coding sequence ATGAAAAACCACTTTTTAATCTTTGCTCTGGTCTTTTTTCTTTTCAATTATTCATTTTCCCAAAAGGTAGAAATTCCACAAGATACATCTGTAACCACGCAGCACTCAGTAAAAATTAAAGGTAAATCTATCAACTACACCGCCGAAACGGGAACAATGCCACTATGGGGTGAAAAAGGAGAACCTATAGCGAGTTTATTTTATACCTATTACACCAAAAATGGAATAAGCGATAAAAAGAACAGGCCTCTTGTAATTTCTTTTAATGGCGGGCCGGGTTCGGCTTCGGTTTGGATGCACATAGCCTATAGCGGTCCCAGAGTTTTAAAAATAGATGATGAAGGATATCCTGTTCAGCCTTATGGTATAAAAGAGAATCCTCATTCTATTCTGGATGTTGCAGACATCGTCTATGTAAATCCAGTTAATACCGGCTACTCCCGCCCAATTCCTAATGCTGAAGGTGAAATAGACCGTGAGAAATTTTTTGGAGTTAATGCCGATATAAAATATCTGGCAGAATGGATCAATACATTCGTTACAAGAAAAAACAGGTGGTTATCACCTAAATATTTGATCGGTGAAAGTTATGGAACCACGAGGGTATCCGGTTTAGCCTTGGAACTCCAGAACAGCCAGTGGATGTATCTAAATGGAGTTATTCTGGTATCGCCAACAGAAATAGGCCTGGATCGTGAAGGACCGGTAGAGATTGCAAACCGTCTTCCCTATTTTGCTGCTGCTGCCTGGTATCATAAAGCCCTGGCACCAGAATTACAGAGTAAAGACCTTGAAGATCTATTGCCCGAAGTAGAAAGCTATACTATCAATACATTATTACCGGTTCTAGTAAAAGGAGGATTTGTTGAACAATCGGTAAAACTGGAAGTAGCTGAAAAAATGTCCTATTATTCAGGAGTGTCAAAAAATATTATTCTGCAGAACAATCTGGAAGTCCCATTTAAGTATTTCTGGAAAGAATTACTTAGAGAAAAAGACGGCTTGACCGTAGGTAGGCTGGATTCAAGATATAGAGGTCTTGATGCGAAAGTATCGGGCGATAGCCCTGATTATAACGCCGAATTGACCTCCTGGTTACATTCTTTTACTCCGGCTATCAATTATTACTTACGGGAAGAACTTAATTTCAAAACAGACCTTAAATACTATATGTTTGGACCTGTACATCCATGGGATCGTTCAGGAAATAATACAGGGCAAAATTTAAGACAGGCAATGGCTCAAAATCCTAATCTGGACGTCATGATACAGTCTGGATATTTTGATGGAGCTACGACATATTTCAACGCTAAATACTCTATGTGGCAACTTGATCCAAGTGGTAAGATGAAAGACCGCCTCAGTTTTAAAGCTTACCGAAGCGGTCATATGATGTATCTTAGAAATGAAGACCTGGAAAAAGCTAATGACGACCTTAGGAATTTCATAATTGAAAGTCTGCCAACCGAAGGTGCTCCTGCAAAATATTAA